The Methanosphaera stadtmanae DSM 3091 genome includes a window with the following:
- a CDS encoding UPF0147 family protein, translating to MNNEEIFSNCTEILSQIINDTSVPRNIRKAAEDSTNLLAKDEEPTIKASTVISILDDISNDPNIPIHARILIWNILSELEAVKD from the coding sequence ATGAATAATGAAGAAATTTTTTCAAACTGCACAGAAATCTTATCACAGATAATTAATGATACAAGTGTACCAAGAAACATAAGAAAAGCAGCTGAAGATTCAACAAATCTTTTAGCAAAAGATGAAGAACCAACAATCAAAGCTAGTACAGTAATATCTATACTAGATGATATAAGTAACGATCCAAACATACCTATACATGCTAGAATTCTTATATGGAATATTTTAAGTGAATTAGAAGCAGTTAAAGATTAA
- a CDS encoding cobalt-precorrin 5A hydrolase has protein sequence MKIAILSVTNQGKIISDKLYENLVKNPLILHIQQYHKNIKSTVKEIFDKYDCIIAIMASGIIIRSIAPYVNSKLSDPAVILIDDHGNFVISLLSGHIGGANDLTTKIASIINSTPVITTSTDVNNKIGIDSIAKRYYCHIKYPKNIQYINKALVDNKIVDLYLPYKYSYILTDNIKSSYNIHFDDKIDYIKSIYDNHEVILTFKQLVMGIGARRNISPSKVKNAIEQACKILEIPVERIDFFATADVKKNEVGILENIKQLNKSLKIIPMDSIKTYQNEECSKSDFVMKQFGVKGVCEPTCLIANDNSHLIFKKTAYDGVTIAVSLNG, from the coding sequence TAAATTATATGAAAATTTAGTAAAAAATCCACTTATATTACATATACAACAGTATCATAAAAATATTAAAAGTACTGTTAAAGAAATCTTTGATAAATATGATTGTATTATAGCAATAATGGCTTCTGGAATTATAATCAGATCCATTGCACCCTATGTAAATTCAAAATTATCAGATCCAGCGGTGATATTAATTGATGATCATGGTAATTTTGTTATAAGTCTTCTTAGTGGACATATTGGTGGAGCTAATGATTTAACAACAAAAATAGCATCTATTATCAATTCAACACCTGTAATTACCACATCAACTGATGTGAATAATAAAATAGGTATTGATTCAATAGCAAAACGTTATTATTGTCATATTAAATATCCTAAAAATATACAATACATTAACAAAGCATTAGTTGATAATAAAATTGTTGATTTATATCTTCCATATAAGTATTCATATATATTAACAGATAATATTAAAAGTTCATATAACATTCATTTTGATGATAAAATAGATTATATTAAATCCATCTATGATAATCATGAAGTTATTTTAACTTTTAAACAGTTAGTTATGGGTATTGGTGCAAGACGTAATATATCTCCATCTAAAGTTAAAAATGCAATAGAACAAGCATGTAAAATACTTGAAATACCTGTGGAAAGAATTGATTTTTTTGCAACAGCTGATGTTAAGAAAAATGAAGTAGGAATACTTGAAAATATAAAACAATTAAATAAATCTCTGAAAATAATACCAATGGATTCTATTAAAACTTATCAAAATGAGGAATGTTCCAAGTCAGACTTTGTTATGAAACAATTTGGAGTAAAGGGTGTTTGTGAACCAACGTGTTTAATAGCAAATGATAATTCTCATTTAATCTTTAAAAAAACAGCATATGATGGTGTTACAATTGCAGTATCATTGAATGGCTAA